The Neobacillus sp. OS1-2 genome includes a window with the following:
- a CDS encoding transcription repressor NadR — protein MTEQKKLIGEERRSRILQILMDTTTPITGGELAAKTEVSRQAIVRDMNLLKARNEPIIATSQGYIYLKQTGTLPLFEKTIACRHLPHEVESELHLIVDQGVTVKDVQIEHPVYGNLNAALMVSNRKDVKQFMERISRTKASLLSELTFGLHLHTLSSTSKTALIEVENTLKKAGFLLEADE, from the coding sequence ATGACAGAGCAAAAAAAGTTAATAGGAGAAGAAAGAAGGTCGCGGATTTTACAAATTTTAATGGATACAACTACTCCCATTACCGGGGGTGAATTAGCTGCCAAAACAGAAGTGAGCAGACAGGCAATTGTCAGGGATATGAACCTATTAAAAGCAAGGAACGAACCAATCATCGCTACAAGCCAAGGATATATTTATTTAAAGCAAACAGGTACACTTCCTCTATTTGAGAAGACGATAGCCTGCCGCCATTTACCCCATGAGGTAGAAAGTGAATTACATTTGATAGTGGATCAAGGCGTAACGGTTAAAGACGTCCAAATAGAACATCCGGTTTACGGGAATCTAAATGCTGCTCTTATGGTGTCAAACCGAAAGGACGTCAAACAATTCATGGAAAGAATCTCTCGTACAAAGGCATCCCTTTTATCTGAATTAACATTTGGACTTCATCTGCACACACTATCTTCCACAAGTAAAACTGCTTTAATAGAAGTAGAAAATACACTAAAAAAGGCAGGATTCCTATTAGAGGCAGATGAATAA
- the ahpC gene encoding alkyl hydroperoxide reductase subunit C: protein MSLIGKEVQPFKAQAYRNGEFLEVSDADFRGQWSVVCFYPADFTFVCPTELEDLQDQYPALQQLGVEVFSVSRDSHFTHKAWHDSSEAIGKITYTMIGDPAHVLSRHFDVLVEELGQADRGTFIIDPDGIIQAVEINADGIGRDASTLINKIKAAQYVRNNPGEVCPAKWKEGAATLKPSLDLVGKI from the coding sequence ATGTCTTTAATTGGAAAAGAAGTACAACCCTTCAAAGCACAAGCATACAGAAATGGAGAATTTCTTGAGGTTTCAGACGCAGACTTCAGAGGCCAGTGGAGCGTAGTATGCTTCTACCCAGCTGATTTCACATTTGTTTGCCCAACTGAGTTAGAAGATCTTCAAGACCAGTATCCAGCACTACAACAACTTGGCGTTGAAGTATTCTCAGTTTCTCGTGATTCTCATTTTACACATAAAGCATGGCACGATTCATCAGAAGCAATTGGTAAAATTACGTATACTATGATCGGTGATCCTGCACATGTTCTTTCCCGTCACTTCGACGTATTAGTAGAAGAACTAGGTCAAGCTGATCGGGGTACATTCATCATTGATCCAGATGGTATCATCCAAGCAGTTGAAATTAATGCAGATGGCATCGGCCGTGATGCAAGCACACTTATTAACAAAATTAAAGCAGCACAATATGTACGTAACAATCCTGGAGAAGTTTGCCCGGCAAAATGGAAAGAAGGCGCAGCAACACTTAAGCCAAGCCTTGATCTTGTAGGAAAAATTTAA
- the ahpF gene encoding alkyl hydroperoxide reductase subunit F produces the protein MILDADIKAQLAQYLQLMEGDVLLKISTGSDDVSRDMVALVDELATMSSRIKVEHAPLQKTPSFSVNRIGEDTGVTFAGVPLGHEFTSLVLALLQVSGRAPKVDQKVIDQIKGMNGEYHFESYISLSCHNCPDVVQALNLMSILNPGISHTMIDGAAFKEEVESKNIMAVPTVFLNGEAFGSGRMSLEEILAKVGSTPDASEFADKDPFDVLVVGGGPAGASAAIYAARKGIRTGIVAERFGGQIMDTLGIENFISVKQTEGPKLAASLEEHVKEYNVDVMNLQRAKRLEKKDFIEIELENGAVLKSKTVILSTGARWRNVNVPGEAEFKNKGVAYCPHCDGPLFAGKHVAVIGGGNSGIEAAIDLAGIVKHVTVIEFAPELKADSVLQERLYSLPNVTVIKNAQTKEITGTDKVNGITYMDRGTEEEHHIELQGVFVQIGLVPNTDWLDETIERTRMGEIVVDKHGATTIPGVFAAGDCTDSAYKQIIISMGSGATAALGAFDYLIRN, from the coding sequence ATGATACTAGATGCAGATATAAAAGCACAATTAGCCCAATATCTTCAACTGATGGAGGGCGATGTGCTGCTCAAAATTAGCACAGGTTCTGATGACGTTTCTCGTGACATGGTGGCACTAGTGGATGAATTAGCCACCATGTCATCCAGAATTAAAGTTGAACATGCACCATTACAGAAGACACCGAGCTTTAGTGTCAATCGTATCGGTGAAGACACTGGAGTAACATTTGCTGGCGTTCCACTTGGTCATGAATTTACTTCGTTAGTGTTAGCTCTCTTGCAGGTAAGCGGCAGAGCTCCGAAGGTTGACCAAAAGGTCATTGACCAAATTAAAGGTATGAATGGCGAATATCACTTTGAATCTTACATCAGTTTGAGCTGTCACAACTGTCCTGATGTTGTCCAAGCACTAAACTTGATGAGTATTTTAAACCCTGGTATTTCACATACCATGATTGATGGGGCTGCCTTTAAAGAGGAAGTAGAGAGCAAAAACATCATGGCAGTACCAACCGTGTTCCTTAACGGGGAGGCATTTGGCAGCGGCCGGATGTCACTTGAAGAGATTCTCGCAAAAGTTGGCAGCACGCCAGATGCTTCAGAGTTTGCAGATAAAGATCCATTTGATGTACTTGTCGTTGGCGGTGGCCCAGCAGGTGCTAGTGCAGCCATCTATGCTGCACGTAAAGGCATTCGCACAGGCATCGTGGCTGAACGCTTTGGCGGTCAGATCATGGATACTCTCGGTATTGAGAACTTTATTAGCGTAAAGCAAACAGAAGGTCCCAAGCTGGCAGCAAGTCTTGAAGAACATGTCAAAGAATACAACGTTGATGTCATGAATTTACAGCGTGCCAAACGCTTAGAAAAGAAGGATTTCATCGAAATTGAACTGGAAAATGGTGCTGTATTAAAAAGCAAAACCGTTATCCTTTCAACAGGTGCCCGCTGGCGTAATGTCAATGTCCCTGGTGAAGCTGAGTTTAAGAATAAAGGTGTCGCCTATTGCCCACATTGTGACGGTCCGCTATTTGCAGGAAAACACGTGGCGGTAATCGGAGGCGGTAATTCCGGTATTGAAGCAGCGATTGACCTGGCCGGCATCGTGAAGCATGTAACGGTCATTGAATTTGCACCAGAACTGAAAGCTGATTCTGTCCTGCAAGAGCGCCTTTACAGTCTTCCAAATGTAACAGTCATCAAGAATGCTCAAACAAAGGAAATTACTGGAACCGATAAAGTAAACGGTATTACCTATATGGATCGTGGAACAGAGGAAGAGCATCATATTGAATTACAGGGTGTGTTTGTTCAAATCGGCCTTGTTCCAAATACCGATTGGTTAGACGAAACGATTGAGCGCACAAGAATGGGTGAAATCGTGGTTGATAAGCATGGAGCTACCACCATTCCTGGTGTATTTGCTGCAGGTGACTGTACAGATAGCGCTTATAAGCAAATCATTATTTCAATGGGTTCAGGTGCTACTGCTGCGTTAGGTGCATTCGATTATCTTATCAGAAATTAA
- a CDS encoding PBP1A family penicillin-binding protein, with the protein MADDYSSRTERKKIQEKQHQRASSQNKNKDSRKMSWKKILYICLTIGLVMFLVGVGALLWIVKDAPKFDETLLKDPLSSQIFASDGKTIIAEVGTEKRDNIQINQIPDVLKNAVLATEDARFYKHHGIDVKRTLVAVWTDITTGSSQGGSTITQQIVKNAFLSTDKTPTRKIQEWYLAIQFERKFSKDQILEMYFNKNLYGSDVYGVAKAAERFFGLGPDELDKLTLEQAALLAGIPQSPNNYIPTVEGNLQAAEKRRNLVLQYMNRHGYLSKAKMESAQRTPIEDTLNIQQKAATKYQAFVDTVITEVQAKTKANIFEDGLKIYSTINPEIQQITENALSTNEYIDYPDNQKLQTAVVILDTQTGAIKAIGGGRNYQTGGFNYATAIKRHPGSTIKPILDYGPAIEKFKWSTGHILKDEQYQYTNGTPIRNANRSYAGNKTIREHLTWSRNIPALKAYQTVGADYATEFANSLGFPISDKQKANEANAIGAIDAASPLNMAGAYAAFGNGGYYSKPYTVSKIIYSDGTEKKLASTKKKVMADYTAFLITDMLRTVVDSGTGTKANLPKLDLAGKTGTTSFDQTAIDKYGLPESATRDAWFVGYTPQYTGAVWTGYTETKSADDYLGSKSADFSKLVFKEIMSRTATSTERFEQPSSVGKSGKEYYVKNGEKPQPPKPNKPTEVQATYDEASDRIQLSWKYSSNSQLETTFEVSYTVDGQTIKLPATSDLQTVLESPVKGKPYVFTVTANTEGVRSESAAASLTVNETAEVPKSPSDLHAQYDQNANHILINWKNNNTKMENIQFIVTYTVNGSKETLTTTAGTSATLSNPQPGQTYVISVVASNETGASGPTTTSVTVPPTENGNNVESGSESGDMKQTQP; encoded by the coding sequence ATGGCTGATGATTATTCGTCCCGAACAGAACGAAAGAAAATACAAGAGAAGCAGCACCAACGAGCTTCAAGTCAGAATAAAAACAAGGATTCAAGAAAAATGTCTTGGAAAAAAATCCTCTATATTTGTCTTACAATCGGGCTTGTTATGTTCCTGGTTGGCGTAGGCGCTTTATTATGGATTGTCAAAGATGCGCCAAAGTTTGATGAGACTCTATTAAAAGATCCCTTATCATCCCAAATATTTGCTAGTGATGGGAAGACCATTATTGCCGAGGTTGGTACTGAAAAGAGAGATAATATTCAGATCAATCAAATCCCTGATGTCCTAAAAAATGCTGTTTTGGCCACAGAGGATGCCCGTTTTTACAAGCACCATGGAATAGATGTGAAACGGACACTTGTGGCCGTTTGGACGGATATCACGACCGGCTCTTCACAAGGCGGCAGTACGATTACACAGCAAATTGTGAAAAATGCCTTCTTGTCAACTGATAAAACGCCAACAAGAAAGATCCAAGAATGGTATTTGGCTATTCAATTTGAAAGAAAGTTTTCCAAGGATCAAATTCTTGAAATGTATTTTAATAAAAATTTGTATGGCAGTGATGTATACGGAGTCGCTAAAGCAGCTGAACGATTCTTCGGACTGGGCCCTGATGAGTTAGATAAATTAACGTTAGAACAAGCTGCCCTGCTGGCGGGAATTCCACAAAGCCCTAATAATTATATTCCTACTGTTGAAGGGAATCTGCAAGCGGCAGAAAAGCGGAGAAACTTGGTGCTTCAATATATGAACAGACATGGCTATCTTTCTAAAGCAAAAATGGAAAGCGCCCAACGAACACCGATCGAAGATACGTTAAATATTCAACAAAAGGCAGCAACTAAATACCAGGCCTTTGTGGATACGGTGATTACAGAGGTCCAAGCCAAAACAAAAGCCAATATTTTTGAAGATGGATTAAAGATCTATAGTACGATTAATCCTGAGATTCAACAGATCACAGAGAATGCCCTATCAACAAATGAGTATATCGACTATCCAGATAATCAGAAATTACAAACAGCTGTGGTTATTTTAGATACACAAACAGGTGCTATTAAAGCCATCGGCGGAGGGCGAAATTATCAAACGGGTGGATTTAACTATGCGACAGCAATTAAACGCCATCCGGGTTCAACGATTAAGCCTATTCTCGATTATGGACCAGCAATTGAAAAATTCAAATGGTCTACAGGACACATCCTAAAAGATGAACAGTATCAATATACAAATGGTACGCCAATTCGAAATGCGAATCGGAGCTACGCAGGAAATAAGACTATTAGAGAGCATTTGACCTGGTCACGAAATATCCCTGCTTTAAAGGCCTATCAAACGGTTGGCGCAGATTATGCGACAGAGTTTGCCAATAGTCTTGGTTTTCCTATTTCAGATAAGCAAAAAGCGAATGAAGCAAATGCCATTGGGGCTATTGACGCAGCATCTCCGCTGAATATGGCGGGTGCATATGCGGCATTTGGGAATGGTGGTTACTATAGTAAACCGTATACTGTTTCCAAAATAATCTATTCAGATGGAACAGAAAAGAAGTTAGCCTCAACTAAAAAGAAGGTAATGGCTGATTATACGGCTTTTCTCATCACAGATATGTTACGGACAGTTGTAGATTCGGGAACAGGTACAAAAGCGAATCTGCCCAAGCTTGACTTAGCCGGTAAAACGGGGACAACTAGCTTTGATCAAACCGCGATAGATAAATATGGGCTACCAGAAAGTGCGACACGGGATGCGTGGTTCGTAGGATATACACCACAATACACCGGTGCGGTTTGGACTGGCTATACGGAAACTAAATCTGCAGATGACTATTTAGGAAGCAAAAGTGCGGACTTCTCTAAGCTAGTGTTTAAGGAGATCATGTCACGAACAGCTACGAGCACGGAAAGATTTGAACAACCAAGTAGTGTGGGGAAATCAGGTAAGGAATACTACGTTAAAAATGGCGAAAAGCCACAACCGCCCAAGCCTAATAAGCCAACCGAAGTACAAGCAACATATGATGAAGCTTCAGATCGTATTCAACTATCATGGAAATACTCATCAAATAGTCAGTTAGAAACAACCTTTGAGGTTTCCTACACTGTAGATGGACAAACAATAAAATTGCCGGCTACGAGTGACTTACAGACTGTACTGGAAAGCCCTGTGAAAGGAAAGCCATATGTTTTTACCGTCACGGCTAATACAGAAGGTGTCAGGAGTGAGTCTGCCGCAGCCTCACTGACTGTTAATGAAACAGCAGAAGTACCAAAAAGTCCAAGTGACTTACATGCTCAATATGATCAAAATGCGAATCATATTTTGATTAATTGGAAAAACAATAACACCAAAATGGAAAATATCCAATTTATCGTTACCTATACGGTGAATGGTAGTAAAGAAACCTTAACGACCACGGCAGGAACAAGTGCAACGTTAAGTAATCCGCAACCAGGTCAAACGTATGTCATATCAGTAGTAGCCTCAAATGAAACAGGTGCGAGTGGGCCAACCACTACCTCGGTTACTGTTCCTCCTACTGAAAATGGGAATAATGTAGAAAGTGGATCTGAGTCAGGAGATATGAAACAAACACAGCCTTAA
- the bacA gene encoding undecaprenyl-diphosphate phosphatase, protein MSNHIIAFILGIVEGLTEFLPISSTGHMILVGNLLGFEGEKASTFEVIIQLGSMLAVLVLFWKRYLSLLNFSSIGKPEKRLDAVHIILGVIPAAIVGLVLHDFIKQLFSPNVVVVSLVAGAILMIFAEKKHENFTSNTVDELSYKQAFTIGLFQCLAVIPGFSRAGSTISGGLLVGADHKTAAEFSFLVALPIMVGATGLDLMKSLHFLHTSDIPMFAIGFITAFVVAMVVAVLFLKVLGKIGLTIFAYYRIALAALFIVFVIL, encoded by the coding sequence TTGAGCAACCATATCATAGCATTTATATTAGGAATCGTAGAAGGATTAACTGAATTTTTGCCAATATCATCCACAGGTCACATGATTTTAGTTGGTAACTTGTTAGGGTTTGAGGGTGAAAAAGCGAGTACATTTGAAGTAATTATACAGCTTGGTTCAATGCTGGCTGTTTTAGTATTATTTTGGAAGAGATACCTGTCCCTTCTGAACTTCAGTTCCATTGGAAAACCAGAAAAGAGATTAGATGCTGTACACATTATATTGGGGGTCATACCTGCTGCAATCGTCGGACTAGTGCTGCATGACTTCATAAAACAACTTTTTTCACCTAATGTTGTGGTAGTCAGTCTTGTAGCTGGGGCCATTTTGATGATCTTTGCGGAGAAAAAACATGAAAATTTTACTTCTAACACAGTTGATGAATTAAGCTATAAACAAGCCTTTACCATTGGACTCTTTCAATGCTTAGCCGTCATCCCTGGTTTTTCTCGTGCTGGCTCGACCATATCCGGGGGATTACTAGTTGGGGCAGATCATAAAACGGCAGCTGAATTTTCCTTTTTGGTCGCACTTCCTATAATGGTGGGGGCAACAGGCTTGGATCTAATGAAAAGTTTGCATTTTTTACATACAAGCGACATTCCAATGTTCGCGATCGGTTTTATCACGGCATTTGTCGTAGCAATGGTTGTAGCAGTCCTGTTCCTTAAAGTACTAGGCAAAATTGGTTTAACCATTTTTGCTTATTACCGAATCGCCTTAGCTGCCCTATTCATCGTATTTGTCATACTTTAA
- a CDS encoding sulfite reductase subunit alpha: MQLTLENPESTKSDKPFSRTNPFQAKVLKNSNLNGTGSSKETRHIELSLKDSGLSYNPGDALGVVPANDPELVASLLEEMGWDAEVVVTVSKLGETLPLKEALTSYFEITLLSKKILQQAAAFTENEVLQNLVLVENAAQLKEYCYGRDLLDMLHDFGPWKASAQEIVSLLRKMTPRLYSIASSLTANPDEVHLTIGAVRYTANGRDRKGVCSVLCAERLQVGDTLPVFVQANKHFHLPESQDTDIIMVGPGTGIAPFRSFIQERAGTKATGRSWLFFGDQHAASDFLYQSELEQYQQDGVLTRLDTAFSRDGDQKVYVQHKMIEHSKELFAWIEKGAIFYVCGDKEHMAKDVNDALITIIEQEGKMDREAAEACLKDMQKQGRYQRDVY; encoded by the coding sequence ATGCAACTTACATTGGAAAACCCTGAAAGCACCAAAAGTGACAAACCATTTTCAAGGACTAATCCATTTCAAGCAAAGGTTCTAAAAAATAGTAATTTAAATGGAACGGGCTCTAGCAAAGAAACAAGGCATATCGAGTTATCATTAAAAGATTCCGGTCTTTCATACAACCCAGGTGATGCACTTGGCGTTGTTCCGGCAAATGACCCAGAACTTGTTGCTTCACTTCTGGAGGAAATGGGCTGGGACGCGGAAGTAGTTGTAACTGTTAGTAAGCTAGGTGAGACATTGCCATTGAAGGAAGCATTGACTTCTTACTTTGAAATTACGCTGCTCTCGAAGAAAATTTTACAACAAGCTGCCGCATTTACAGAAAACGAAGTGCTGCAAAACCTTGTGCTAGTTGAGAATGCAGCCCAACTAAAGGAATATTGCTATGGACGTGACTTGCTTGATATGTTGCATGACTTTGGTCCATGGAAGGCTTCTGCACAGGAGATCGTTTCTTTATTAAGAAAAATGACGCCGCGACTCTATTCAATTGCAAGCAGCTTGACAGCAAATCCAGATGAAGTTCATCTAACGATCGGTGCTGTACGCTACACGGCGAATGGACGTGACCGAAAAGGCGTTTGTTCTGTTCTATGTGCTGAGCGTCTACAGGTAGGGGATACGCTTCCAGTCTTTGTTCAAGCCAATAAACACTTCCATTTACCTGAGTCCCAAGATACAGATATTATCATGGTTGGTCCAGGGACGGGTATTGCACCATTCCGTTCGTTTATCCAGGAACGTGCAGGTACTAAAGCAACCGGCCGGTCATGGCTATTTTTTGGGGATCAGCATGCTGCATCGGATTTTCTTTATCAAAGTGAGCTGGAACAATATCAGCAAGATGGGGTATTAACAAGACTCGATACGGCATTTTCCCGCGATGGGGATCAAAAGGTTTATGTCCAACATAAAATGATCGAACATAGCAAAGAGTTATTTGCCTGGATTGAAAAGGGAGCTATCTTCTACGTTTGTGGGGATAAGGAACATATGGCGAAAGACGTCAACGATGCGCTTATTACCATCATTGAACAGGAAGGTAAGATGGACCGCGAAGCAGCTGAAGCTTGTCTTAAAGATATGCAGAAGCAAGGCCGTTATCAACGTGATGTGTATTAA
- a CDS encoding ABC transporter permease subunit yields the protein MIRKILYLPIQVTAILAGFVFLMNIPIFFQFNAKEKSIDMDISLYWKYSKSNLSWFLHIKDEFPFIFEYLNVSTIDKYFYTMSILLLALLFVIIAGLIVSTTIMMLPISARKRLKGFIDFTTSSPELLIIFLLQYLVIYLYRTYDIKLFQLYGGLSTQPYFLPAFVSSFLPALFLIQFLLREFSNEEGKDYVVFARAKGLSRRTIYFKHIIRNIIPLLLIHLKVIIWYILTNIIVVEYLFNIDGYIGIVKSFFAKRIVPYIISLLLFAVPVILSNLLSWIITIRMNRKDHNSI from the coding sequence TTGATAAGGAAAATATTGTATCTCCCCATACAAGTAACCGCCATTTTGGCTGGTTTTGTCTTTCTGATGAATATCCCTATATTTTTCCAATTTAATGCTAAGGAAAAAAGTATAGATATGGATATTAGCTTATATTGGAAGTATTCCAAAAGTAACTTAAGCTGGTTTCTTCATATCAAAGACGAATTTCCATTTATATTTGAATATTTAAACGTCTCAACCATTGATAAATATTTTTATACCATGAGCATCTTACTACTTGCTCTCCTCTTTGTAATAATTGCGGGGCTAATTGTTTCCACCACAATCATGATGCTGCCCATTTCCGCCCGAAAAAGATTAAAAGGTTTTATTGATTTCACGACGAGTTCACCTGAACTATTAATCATCTTCTTGTTACAATATCTGGTCATCTATCTATATAGAACATACGATATTAAACTGTTTCAGTTATATGGTGGATTGAGTACACAACCTTATTTCTTACCGGCCTTCGTATCTTCCTTTCTTCCGGCCCTTTTCTTAATCCAGTTTTTATTAAGAGAATTTTCGAATGAAGAGGGAAAGGATTATGTCGTATTTGCTAGAGCAAAAGGCCTGTCACGCAGAACTATCTATTTCAAACATATCATACGTAACATTATTCCTTTATTACTCATTCATTTAAAAGTAATTATATGGTATATTCTGACAAATATTATTGTGGTAGAATACTTATTTAACATTGACGGGTATATCGGAATTGTAAAATCCTTCTTTGCAAAGCGGATTGTTCCATATATAATCAGTCTTCTCCTTTTTGCCGTTCCTGTTATTCTATCTAATTTACTATCTTGGATCATAACCATTAGAATGAATAGAAAGGACCATAACAGTATATGA
- a CDS encoding GerAB/ArcD/ProY family transporter, producing MQLKMKESAMVSPYFLFFLIHSSQTGIGVLKYQSAIIKGAGQDAWVSVLAVGLSLHIIFLMIVHIIRNSSQGDLISFQTDVFGKVIGGFLNIIVAIYFFLVGLVAVQAYIDILQIWVFDGIGSWELSLLLCVSIYYIVSGGFRLIAGIAFWGVVIPSIMLTTIVYLFHFTDHTYIMPFFTHGFKEYLISAKESGFMYFGFETILGYFPFIKNGMASKKWVNIGLLYTTLLYVLITILTFMYFTQGKLQHLAWPTLTMIKVIQLPFLERFEFLFLFTWLLVLIPTFCIYLWSSVRIVKRTFSKVTPTFILFLFIVCYFLFTSNAEDILIKQVLEKAVGYIGIGFIFGYIPFLFILSVIKSMIGKRRRTENKGTESVV from the coding sequence ATGCAATTGAAGATGAAGGAAAGTGCAATGGTTTCACCTTATTTCCTGTTTTTCCTCATTCATTCGTCACAAACAGGGATTGGCGTATTAAAGTATCAATCCGCTATTATTAAAGGAGCAGGACAAGATGCCTGGGTTTCCGTTTTGGCTGTGGGGCTCAGTTTACATATTATTTTCCTTATGATCGTCCATATCATAAGAAACTCCAGCCAAGGAGACCTCATTTCATTTCAAACCGATGTATTTGGTAAAGTTATAGGTGGTTTTCTGAATATCATAGTGGCTATCTATTTTTTTCTAGTTGGGTTAGTTGCCGTTCAGGCTTATATCGACATACTCCAAATATGGGTGTTTGATGGGATTGGATCTTGGGAGCTTTCCCTCCTGCTCTGTGTTAGCATTTATTATATTGTATCTGGTGGGTTTCGACTTATTGCGGGCATTGCATTCTGGGGAGTAGTCATTCCTAGTATTATGCTGACAACGATTGTCTACTTATTTCATTTTACTGATCATACGTACATCATGCCGTTCTTTACTCACGGTTTCAAGGAATATTTAATCTCAGCAAAAGAAAGTGGATTCATGTATTTTGGATTTGAGACCATTCTTGGTTATTTTCCTTTTATTAAAAACGGAATGGCCTCTAAAAAGTGGGTTAATATTGGTTTGCTTTATACCACCCTATTATATGTGCTGATAACTATCCTAACCTTTATGTACTTCACACAAGGTAAACTCCAACATTTAGCATGGCCTACATTAACCATGATTAAAGTAATCCAACTGCCGTTTCTAGAACGGTTTGAGTTTCTATTTCTCTTTACATGGTTATTAGTTTTAATCCCAACTTTTTGTATTTATTTATGGTCTTCCGTCAGAATTGTCAAACGTACCTTTAGCAAGGTAACTCCAACGTTCATTCTTTTCCTTTTTATCGTCTGTTACTTTTTGTTCACTAGTAACGCAGAGGATATATTAATCAAGCAAGTGTTGGAAAAGGCTGTCGGTTATATAGGCATAGGTTTCATATTTGGCTATATTCCCTTTTTGTTTATTTTAAGTGTAATCAAGTCGATGATAGGTAAGCGACGAAGGACTGAAAATAAGGGGACTGAATCAGTTGTGTAG
- a CDS encoding Ger(x)C family spore germination protein encodes MTKRQSWLILFLISLCIGSLCGCTRMRTIDKLGMVHVFGFDLGEDKQLIGTALYPNYKIGKDSDNIERLTEKAIAHNLLYQKLNKHSDTPIKLAKLRVIVLGKEYAESGITDMVERLLVTPEIGTRTQLAISEQSAAYTLKEFSKGGTLNLLDIIQHNMTRQYLPEMNLHFFLNHFYGQGMDAFVPMISLDERKKMVVNGIGVFKGDRLKLRLNEEQTLIFSAIKDTRLEGTLKMDVEHMGRKGIIIVRGYKNHNKWELESGTRNQPALNLTMKLDWTVTQYPSWIKLSNEKDKELLRKLITAEVKKDVEELLMTLKENHVDPIGIGNIVRSKSRKWDKKEFYEMYPNLPINVDVHLEMINAGLNV; translated from the coding sequence ATGACGAAACGGCAAAGTTGGCTGATCCTATTTCTGATATCCCTATGTATAGGCAGTCTTTGTGGATGCACGAGAATGAGGACAATCGATAAATTAGGCATGGTTCATGTATTCGGATTCGATTTGGGTGAAGATAAGCAATTGATTGGAACAGCGCTCTACCCCAATTATAAAATAGGTAAGGATTCTGACAATATTGAACGTTTAACAGAAAAGGCGATTGCCCACAATTTATTGTATCAAAAACTTAATAAACATTCCGACACGCCTATTAAGTTAGCGAAACTCAGAGTTATTGTATTAGGAAAGGAGTATGCGGAGTCTGGAATCACTGATATGGTAGAACGACTGCTTGTCACCCCAGAGATTGGAACTAGAACTCAACTGGCCATTTCTGAACAATCAGCTGCTTATACCCTGAAGGAATTTAGTAAGGGGGGGACACTGAACTTACTAGATATCATTCAACATAATATGACAAGGCAATATTTACCGGAAATGAATCTTCACTTTTTTCTTAATCATTTCTATGGTCAAGGAATGGATGCCTTTGTACCGATGATTTCACTTGATGAACGAAAGAAGATGGTGGTTAATGGCATTGGGGTATTTAAGGGTGACAGGTTAAAACTTCGTTTAAATGAAGAACAAACGCTCATTTTTTCTGCAATAAAGGATACCCGGCTGGAAGGTACTCTAAAAATGGATGTTGAACACATGGGTAGGAAGGGAATCATCATTGTACGCGGCTACAAGAATCATAATAAATGGGAATTGGAAAGTGGCACCCGTAATCAACCTGCGTTAAATCTAACCATGAAGCTTGATTGGACAGTGACACAGTATCCCTCTTGGATTAAGCTTTCGAATGAGAAAGATAAAGAACTTTTGAGAAAGCTGATCACTGCGGAGGTAAAAAAAGATGTGGAAGAGCTATTGATGACGCTAAAAGAAAATCACGTTGACCCAATAGGAATTGGGAATATTGTGAGGTCAAAAAGCCGGAAGTGGGATAAAAAGGAATTTTATGAGATGTATCCTAATTTGCCCATAAACGTTGATGTTCATTTAGAGATGATCAATGCTGGTCTTAATGTTTAA